Proteins encoded in a region of the Streptomyces sp. NBC_00310 genome:
- a CDS encoding SCP2 sterol-binding domain-containing protein has translation MATIEECRAALEKLSDNMAGADGHVREATALDRSVSCHIKDLDVSFMGRMREGRIEVRDTLQGPPPEKAQIRLAMTGDDLVALVAGELNFAKAWGSGRVKLEAGFRDLLQLRKLL, from the coding sequence ATGGCAACGATTGAGGAGTGCCGCGCCGCGCTCGAAAAGCTCTCGGACAACATGGCAGGCGCCGATGGACACGTGCGCGAGGCGACGGCCCTCGACCGCTCGGTGAGCTGCCACATCAAGGACCTCGACGTCTCCTTCATGGGCCGGATGCGCGAGGGCCGCATCGAGGTGCGCGACACCCTTCAGGGGCCGCCGCCGGAGAAGGCCCAGATCCGGCTCGCCATGACCGGCGACGATCTGGTGGCCCTCGTCGCCGGCGAACTGAACTTCGCCAAGGCCTGGGGTTCGGGCCGGGTGAAGCTGGAGGCGGGCTTCCGGGATCTGCTCCAGCTCAGGAAGCTTCTGTAG
- a CDS encoding TlyA family RNA methyltransferase produces the protein MAGVARRRLDAELVRRKLARSREHASQLIAAGRVTVGKNVATKSATQVETAAAIVVATDDGDPEYVSRGGHKLAGALEAFVPQGLAVQGRRALDAGASTGGFTDVLLRAGAAHVVAVDVGYGQLAWTLRSDERVTVKDRTNVRELTLEAIDGEPVDLVVGDLSFIPLGLVLPALVRCVKPDADLVMMVKPQFEVGKERLGSGGVVRSPELRAEAVRGVARRAGELGLGVKGVTASPLPGPSGNVEYFLWLRAGAPALDPADVDRAVAEGPR, from the coding sequence GTGGCAGGAGTCGCACGCCGCCGTCTGGACGCCGAACTGGTCCGGCGGAAGCTAGCGCGCTCGCGTGAGCACGCGAGCCAGCTGATCGCCGCCGGGCGGGTCACCGTCGGCAAGAACGTCGCGACCAAGTCCGCCACACAGGTGGAGACCGCCGCCGCGATCGTGGTGGCGACCGACGACGGCGACCCGGAGTACGTGTCCAGAGGCGGCCACAAGCTCGCCGGCGCCCTGGAGGCCTTCGTCCCGCAGGGGCTGGCCGTACAAGGGCGGCGGGCCCTGGACGCCGGCGCCTCCACCGGCGGATTCACCGACGTGCTGCTGCGGGCCGGGGCCGCGCACGTCGTGGCCGTGGACGTCGGATACGGACAACTCGCCTGGACTCTCAGGAGTGATGAACGCGTCACCGTCAAGGACCGTACGAACGTACGCGAGTTGACGCTCGAAGCGATCGATGGGGAGCCTGTGGATCTTGTCGTGGGGGATCTGTCCTTCATCCCGCTCGGCCTGGTGCTGCCCGCCCTGGTGCGGTGCGTGAAGCCGGACGCCGATCTGGTGATGATGGTCAAGCCACAGTTCGAGGTGGGTAAGGAGCGGCTGGGCAGTGGGGGAGTCGTACGGAGTCCGGAGCTGCGCGCCGAGGCGGTGCGCGGGGTGGCCCGGCGGGCCGGGGAGCTGGGGCTCGGGGTGAAGGGTGTGACGGCCAGTCCGCTGCCCGGACCCTCGGGCAATGTCGAGTACTTTCTGTGGTTGCGAGCCGGGGCACCCGCGTTGGACCCGGCCGACGTCGACCGAGCAGTGGCGGAGGGGCCGCGTTGA
- a CDS encoding NAD kinase, with the protein MTQDRSRTVFLLTHTGRPAAIRSAELVVKGLLHHGIVVRVLEYEAEDIPLPEEVELVKEATPQCLDGCELLIVLGGDGTLLRGAEFARASGVPMLGVNLGSVGFLAEAERDDLDKVVDRVVTRSYEVEERMTVDVVVHQNGNIVHTDWALNEAAVQKAGAEKLLEVVLEIDGRPVTGFGCDGIVLSTPTGSTAYAFSAGGPVVWPEVEALLMVPISAHALFAKPLVTSPNSVLAVEVLPHIPPGVLWCDGRRTVELPPGARVEVRRGAVPVRLARLHHASFTDRLVAKFALPVSGWRGARH; encoded by the coding sequence TTGACTCAGGACCGATCTCGAACTGTTTTCCTGCTCACCCACACCGGGCGGCCGGCGGCCATCCGCAGTGCCGAACTCGTCGTCAAGGGGCTGCTGCACCACGGCATCGTCGTGCGTGTCCTGGAGTACGAGGCCGAGGACATCCCGCTGCCGGAGGAGGTGGAACTCGTCAAGGAGGCCACCCCGCAGTGCCTCGACGGGTGCGAGCTGCTCATCGTCCTCGGCGGTGACGGCACGCTGCTGCGCGGCGCCGAGTTCGCCCGCGCCTCCGGGGTGCCGATGCTGGGCGTCAACCTCGGCAGCGTCGGCTTCCTCGCGGAGGCCGAGCGGGACGACCTCGACAAGGTTGTCGACCGGGTGGTGACCAGGTCGTACGAGGTCGAGGAGCGGATGACCGTCGATGTCGTCGTGCACCAGAACGGAAACATCGTCCACACGGACTGGGCGCTGAACGAGGCCGCCGTGCAGAAGGCCGGTGCCGAGAAGCTGCTCGAGGTCGTTCTGGAGATCGACGGCCGGCCGGTGACCGGGTTCGGGTGTGACGGAATCGTCCTGTCGACTCCGACCGGGTCCACGGCGTACGCGTTCTCGGCGGGTGGGCCCGTGGTGTGGCCCGAGGTCGAGGCGTTGCTGATGGTGCCCATCAGCGCGCACGCGCTGTTCGCGAAGCCGTTGGTGACGTCGCCGAATTCGGTGCTGGCGGTGGAGGTGCTGCCGCACATCCCGCCGGGGGTTCTGTGGTGTGACGGGCGGCGGACCGTCGAGCTGCCGCCGGGGGCCCGGGTCGAGGTCCGGCGGGGGGCGGTGCCGGTGCGGCTGGCGCGGTTGCATCACGCGTCGTTCACGGACCGGCTCGTGGCGAAGTTCGCTCTGCCTGTTTCCGGGTGGCGGGGGGCCCGGCACTAG